From Parus major isolate Abel unplaced genomic scaffold, Parus_major1.1 Scaffold388, whole genome shotgun sequence, a single genomic window includes:
- the LOC107198971 gene encoding kinesin-like protein KIF1C: MAGASVKVAVRVRPFSARESSRQAKCVIQMQGNTTCITNPKLPKDATKHFTFDYSYWSHTSEEDPNFASQRRVYQDIGEEMLAHAFEGYNVCILAYGQTGAGKSYTMMGRQEPGQRGIIPQLCEDLFARVTREGSPELSFSVEVSYLEIYCERVRDLLNPKSRGGLRVREHPLLGPYVQDLSRLAVASFADIADLMDSGNKARTVAATNMNETSSRSHAVFTIVFSQRRRDPLSDLTTEKVSRISLVDLAGSERADASGAKGIRLKEGANINKSLTTLGKVISALAEATSKKKKPDFIPYRDSVLTWLLKENLGGNSRTAMIAALSPADSNYEETLSTLRYADRTKQIRCHAVINEDPNARLIRELREEVTRLRELLSAQGLSDTTLSAPPTTTSPTLNGGPGLEPPLGPTEAMERLQETEKIIAELNETWEEKLRRTEALRLEREALLAEMGVALREDGGTVGVFSPKKTPHLVNLNEDPLMSECLLYHIKDGVTRVGQVDVDIKLSGPFIREKHCLFRSCPDPSGEVVVTLEPCEGAETYVNGKQVTEPVVLKSGHRLILGKNHVFRFTHPEQARRERERGASPGPPPDWNLAQRELLEQQGIDMRLQRLQDLENHPQLEKEASDQPQPPATDDAPCYEAGWRLISSLRQALPAPAVRSVLQR; the protein is encoded by the exons ATGGCGGGCGCCTCGGTGAAGGTGGCGGTCAGAGTCCGGCCCTTCAGCGCGCGGGAGAGCAGCCGCCAGGCCAAGTGCGTTATCCAGATGCAAGGAAACACCACCT GCATTACCAACCCCAAGCTCCCCAAAGACGCCACCAAACACTTTACCTTCGACTACTCGTACTGGTCCCACACTTCG GAAGAGGATCCCAACTTCGCCTCGCAGCGCCGGGTGTACCAGGATATTGGGGAGGAGATGCTGGCACACGCCTTTGAGGGCTACAACGTCTGCATCCTGGCCTACGGCCAGACCGGCGCCGGCAAGTCCTACACCATGATGGGGCGGCAGGAGCCGGGGCAGCGCGGGATTATCCCGCAG CTCTGCGAGGATCTGTTTGCCCGCGTCACTCGGGAAGGGTCACCtgaactttctttttctgtggag GTGAGCTACCTGGAGATCTACTGCGAGCGGGTGCGGGACCTGCTGAACCCCAAGAGCCGGGGGGGGCTGCGGGTGCGGGAGCACCCCCTGCTCGGACCCTACGTGCAGGACCTGTCGCGTCTCGCCGTCGCCTCCTTCGCCGACATCGCCGACCTCATGGACAGCGGCAACAAGGCCAG GACAGTGGCAGCCACGAACATGAACGAAACGAGCAGCCGCTCGCACGCCGTGTTCACCATTGTGTTCAGCCAGCGCCGCCGAGACCCGCTCAGCGACCTCACCACAGAAAAG gtGAGCCGCATCAGCCTGGTGGACTTGGCAGGCAGCGAACGTGCTGATGCCTCAGGGGCCAAGGGAATCCGCCTCAAG gaaGGTGCCAACATCAACAAGTCCCTGACCACTCTGGGCAAGGTCATCTCTGCCCTGGCCGAGGCG ACCAGCAAGAAGAAGAAGCCGGATTTCATCCCGTACCGGGACTCGGTGCTGACGTGGCTGCTGAAGGAGAACCTGG GCGGGAACTCGCGCACAGCCATGATTGCGGCGCTGAGCCCGGCCGACAGCAACTATGAGGAGACGCTGAGCACCCTGCG CTACGCCGACCGCACGAAGCAGATCCGGTGCCACGCTGTGATCAACGAGGACCCGAACGCGCGGCTGATCCGGGAGCTGCGGGAGGAGGTGACGCGGCTGCGGGAGCTGCTCAGTGCTcagg GTCTCTCTGACACCACCCTCTCTGCCCCCCCCACCACAACATCCCCCACCCTCAACGGGGGTCCGGGGCTGGAGCCCCCCCTGGGTCCTACTGAGGCCATGGAGCGACTGCAG GAGACGGAGAAAATCATAGCAGAGCTCAATGAGACGTGGGAGGAGAAGCTGCGACGGACAGAAGCCCTGAGGCTGGAGCG GGAAGCGCTGCTGGCCGAGATGGGGGTGGCTCTACGGGAGGATGGCGGCACCGTGGGTGTATTCTCTCCTAAAAAG ACTCCACACTTGGTGAACCTCAATGAGGACCCACTGATGTCTGAGTGCCTCCTATACCACATAAAGGATGGTGTGACCAG GGTGGGCCAGGTGGATGTGGACATCAAGCTGTCAGGGCCGTTCATCCGGGAGAAGCACTGTCTCTTCCGCAGCTGCCCTGACCCCTCGGGAGAAG TTGTGGTGACCCTGGAGCCATGTGAGGGGGCTGAGACCTACGTCAACGGGAAGCAGGTGACGGAGCCGGTGGTGCTCAAGTCGG GCCACCGCCTCATTTTGGGGAAGAACCACGTGTTCCGCTTCACGCACCCGGAGCAAGCGCGGCGGGAGCGGGAACGGGGGGCGTCGCCTGGGCCCCCCCCAGACTGGAACCTGGCGCAgcgggagctgctggagcagcagggcatCGACATGCGCCTCCAAAG GCTCCAGGACCTGGAGAACCACCCCCAGCTGGAGAAGGAAGCGTCAGATCAGCCACAG ccccccgccACTGACGATGCACCGTGCTACGAGGCCGGCTGGCGCCTGATCTCGTCACTGCGCCAGGCGCTGCCGGCGCCCGCCGTGCGCTCGGTGCT GCAGCGCTGA
- the PCOLCE gene encoding procollagen C-endopeptidase enhancer 1 isoform X2, with amino-acid sequence MSRLGPPPLPLLLLGVLGALSPTPSAGQEPAPSPHPSARPNATRPVFPVFPCGGDHRGESGFIASEGFPRHYPPGSNCTWTITVPEGQVATLSFRIFDLEPDPLCRFDALSVFGGHGPGAPLLGRFCGTFRPGALRAPQNRLRLHMESDGGTAGRGFLAWFSAGSPPTNEHQFCGGRLEKPQGSLNTPNWPEENYPPGISCSWHIVAPPDKVVELRFGKFDVEPDPHCRYDYVAVFEGGARDDARRLGRFCGEETPGPILSSSPELLVQFVSDLSVTADGFSATYTLRDRGSAPEPPPTKPRGGGKGKPPPSPKAGPPTAAPALATPCPQRCRRAGTLQSNFCSSDFVLTGTVKSVSRGPPQEPGWAVVSVLSLYKSGALEVPQPAKGATLRLQLPCRLCPALKKGSSYILMGRLGGDGGALLPPDAFVVPYRPQQQQILGNLSKRPCRGTP; translated from the exons ATGAGCCGCCTCgggccgccgccgctgccgctgctgctgctcgggGTGCTGGGGGCTCTAAGCCCAACCCCGTCCGCGGGGCAGGAACCAGCCCCGAGCCCCCATCCCAGCGCCCGGCCCAACGCCACCAG GCCGGTGTTCCCGGTATTCCCGTGCGGGGGGGACCATCGCGGGGAGTCGGGGTTCATCGCCAGCGAGGGCTTCCCCCGGCATTATCCCCCCGGCAGCAACTGCACCTGGACCATCACG GTCCCCGAGGGCCAGGTGGCCACCCTCTCCTTCCGCATCTTTGACCTGGAGCCGGACCCTCTGTGCCGCTTTGACGCCCTCTCGGTGTTCGGGGGCCACGGCCCTGGGGCGCCGCTTTTGGGGCGCTTCTGTGGCACCTTCCGTCCAGGGGCCCTTCGGGCACCCCAAAACCGGCTCCGGTTGCACATGGAGAGCGACGGCGGCACGGCTGGGAGAGGCTTCCTGGCCTGGTTCAGCGCCGGCAGCCCCCCAACCAACG AGCATCAGTTTTGTGGTGGGCGGCTGGAGAAGCCCCAGGGGAGCCTGAACACCCCAAACTGGCCAGAGGAGAATTATCCCCCCGGgatcagctgctcctggcacatCGTGGCCCCCCCCGACAAG GTGGTGGAGCTGCGGTTCGGGAAGTTCGACGTGGAGCCCGACCCCCATTGTCGCTACGATTACGTGGCCGTGTTCGAGGGGGGGGCGCGGGACGACGCGCGGCGCCTCGGGCGGTTTTGCGGGGAGGAGACCCCCGG ccccatcctctccagctccccGGAGCTGCTGGTCCAGTTCGTGTCGGATTTGAGCGTCACCGCCGACGGCTTTTCGGCCACCTACACCCTGCGGGACCGGGGCAGCGCTCCCGAGCCGCCCCCGACAAAGCCCCGGGGGGGCGGGAAGGGGAAGCCGCCCCCCAGCCCCAAAGCGGGGCCCCCCACGGCCGCCCCCGCTTTGGCGACCCCCTGCCCGCAGCGCTGCCGCCGCGCCGGGACCCTCCAGAGCAATTTCTGCAGCAGCGACTTCG TGCTGACGGGGACGGTGAAATCGGTGTCGCGGGGGCCGCCCCAGGAGCCGGGCTGGGCCGTGGTGTCTGTTCTCAGCCTCTACAAGTCGGGGGCCCTGGAGGTCCCCCAGCCCGCCAAGGGGGCCACGCTGcggctgcagctgccctgtcGCCTCTGCCCCGCGCTCAAGAAAG GCTCCAGCTACATCCTGATGGGGCGGCTGGGCGGGGACGGGGGAGCCCTGCTGCCCCCCGACGCCTTCGTCGTGCCCTACcgcccacagcagcagcagattttgggGAACCTCAGCAAGAGGCCGTGTCGGGGGACCCCCTGA
- the PCOLCE gene encoding procollagen C-endopeptidase enhancer 1 isoform X1, translating into MSRLGPPPLPLLLLGVLGALSPTPSAGQEPAPSPHPSARPNATRPVFPVFPCGGDHRGESGFIASEGFPRHYPPGSNCTWTITVPEGQVATLSFRIFDLEPDPLCRFDALSVFGGHGPGAPLLGRFCGTFRPGALRAPQNRLRLHMESDGGTAGRGFLAWFSAGSPPTNGPPQGRRRSGVFNKPHFFGESWHYFDEHQFCGGRLEKPQGSLNTPNWPEENYPPGISCSWHIVAPPDKVVELRFGKFDVEPDPHCRYDYVAVFEGGARDDARRLGRFCGEETPGPILSSSPELLVQFVSDLSVTADGFSATYTLRDRGSAPEPPPTKPRGGGKGKPPPSPKAGPPTAAPALATPCPQRCRRAGTLQSNFCSSDFVLTGTVKSVSRGPPQEPGWAVVSVLSLYKSGALEVPQPAKGATLRLQLPCRLCPALKKGSSYILMGRLGGDGGALLPPDAFVVPYRPQQQQILGNLSKRPCRGTP; encoded by the exons ATGAGCCGCCTCgggccgccgccgctgccgctgctgctgctcgggGTGCTGGGGGCTCTAAGCCCAACCCCGTCCGCGGGGCAGGAACCAGCCCCGAGCCCCCATCCCAGCGCCCGGCCCAACGCCACCAG GCCGGTGTTCCCGGTATTCCCGTGCGGGGGGGACCATCGCGGGGAGTCGGGGTTCATCGCCAGCGAGGGCTTCCCCCGGCATTATCCCCCCGGCAGCAACTGCACCTGGACCATCACG GTCCCCGAGGGCCAGGTGGCCACCCTCTCCTTCCGCATCTTTGACCTGGAGCCGGACCCTCTGTGCCGCTTTGACGCCCTCTCGGTGTTCGGGGGCCACGGCCCTGGGGCGCCGCTTTTGGGGCGCTTCTGTGGCACCTTCCGTCCAGGGGCCCTTCGGGCACCCCAAAACCGGCTCCGGTTGCACATGGAGAGCGACGGCGGCACGGCTGGGAGAGGCTTCCTGGCCTGGTTCAGCGCCGGCAGCCCCCCAACCAACG GGCCCCCCCAGGGACGGCGGCGTTCGGGGGTCTTTAATAAACCCCATTTTTTCGGGGAGTCCTGGCACTATTTTGATG AGCATCAGTTTTGTGGTGGGCGGCTGGAGAAGCCCCAGGGGAGCCTGAACACCCCAAACTGGCCAGAGGAGAATTATCCCCCCGGgatcagctgctcctggcacatCGTGGCCCCCCCCGACAAG GTGGTGGAGCTGCGGTTCGGGAAGTTCGACGTGGAGCCCGACCCCCATTGTCGCTACGATTACGTGGCCGTGTTCGAGGGGGGGGCGCGGGACGACGCGCGGCGCCTCGGGCGGTTTTGCGGGGAGGAGACCCCCGG ccccatcctctccagctccccGGAGCTGCTGGTCCAGTTCGTGTCGGATTTGAGCGTCACCGCCGACGGCTTTTCGGCCACCTACACCCTGCGGGACCGGGGCAGCGCTCCCGAGCCGCCCCCGACAAAGCCCCGGGGGGGCGGGAAGGGGAAGCCGCCCCCCAGCCCCAAAGCGGGGCCCCCCACGGCCGCCCCCGCTTTGGCGACCCCCTGCCCGCAGCGCTGCCGCCGCGCCGGGACCCTCCAGAGCAATTTCTGCAGCAGCGACTTCG TGCTGACGGGGACGGTGAAATCGGTGTCGCGGGGGCCGCCCCAGGAGCCGGGCTGGGCCGTGGTGTCTGTTCTCAGCCTCTACAAGTCGGGGGCCCTGGAGGTCCCCCAGCCCGCCAAGGGGGCCACGCTGcggctgcagctgccctgtcGCCTCTGCCCCGCGCTCAAGAAAG GCTCCAGCTACATCCTGATGGGGCGGCTGGGCGGGGACGGGGGAGCCCTGCTGCCCCCCGACGCCTTCGTCGTGCCCTACcgcccacagcagcagcagattttgggGAACCTCAGCAAGAGGCCGTGTCGGGGGACCCCCTGA